A genomic stretch from Chitinophaga agri includes:
- a CDS encoding DUF6048 family protein → MIRTFLCSLSISLAGLFSQAVQAQVKPAPAVRDTSIKPILTDTSALRKDGKQTTPALTPPQKDSIYVTGGGLRLGVDISRFIIHFFQPYRTDIAIQGDIRLTRKLYAAAEVGYNRTSHSDTSYTYKGNGQYAIIGIDYDFLKKKDPNEKNMVYGGLRYGFARNTYEVPAYNIRNGYWDTEQPGSVPKTNMTAHWIELTFGMRVEALPNFFLGWAVREKILLSKNSPDGLSPIVIPGFGSGSKNSQFDMTYTLSYYLPLYKLRINETKRMEKQKRKEEKKNR, encoded by the coding sequence ATGATACGCACATTTCTTTGTTCTTTATCTATTAGTCTCGCCGGCCTGTTCTCACAAGCCGTACAGGCACAGGTAAAACCCGCGCCAGCGGTACGAGATACCAGTATCAAACCGATACTTACAGATACTTCCGCGCTCCGTAAGGACGGAAAGCAGACGACACCTGCATTGACCCCGCCACAGAAAGACTCCATCTATGTGACTGGCGGCGGTCTGCGCCTGGGTGTGGATATCAGCAGGTTTATCATTCACTTTTTCCAGCCATACAGAACGGATATTGCCATTCAGGGGGATATACGCCTTACCAGAAAGCTGTACGCAGCAGCAGAAGTGGGCTATAACCGCACTTCTCACAGCGATACCAGTTACACGTACAAAGGAAATGGACAATACGCGATCATTGGTATTGACTACGACTTCCTGAAAAAGAAAGATCCCAACGAAAAGAATATGGTATACGGGGGTCTTCGCTACGGATTTGCCCGTAATACCTACGAAGTACCTGCCTATAACATCCGTAACGGCTATTGGGATACAGAACAACCGGGGTCTGTGCCTAAAACCAATATGACCGCACACTGGATCGAATTAACCTTCGGTATGCGTGTGGAAGCATTACCAAACTTCTTCCTGGGATGGGCAGTACGTGAGAAGATCCTGCTTAGCAAAAATTCTCCGGATGGATTAAGTCCAATCGTTATACCCGGATTTGGTAGCGGTTCTAAAAACTCCCAGTTTGACATGACTTATACCTTGTCTTACTATCTTCCGCTGTATAAGCTGCGGATCAATGAGACAAAAAGAATGGAAAAACAGAAGAGAAAAGAAGAGAAAAAGAATCGCTGA
- the uvrA gene encoding excinuclease ABC subunit UvrA, which yields MAKKKENVITPDPVQIMADDHIAVFGARAHNLKNLDLQLPKNKLVVITGISGSGKSSLAFDTIYAEGQRRYMESFSAYARQFIGDMERPDVDKITGLSPVISIEQKTTNKNPRSTVGTITEIYDFLRLLYARVGLAYSYNTGKRMTRFSEEEILEHMFKNYPKKKLVVLAPLIRGRKGHYRELFEQLRKQGYLKVRVNGEILDLKERMQVDRYKIHDIELVVDRVQVLDDARTRISQSVQKALQMGKGLLFIMDNDSGKISQYSKQLMCEDTGLSYEEPSPNTFSFNSPYGACPRCKGLGTIYQIDMEAVIPDYSISLNDGGLAPLGEARDTFTFKQVQSLARKHKFSLTAPISDLPQKALNLLLFGDENGKLEMDMEFGDGTETAYATEFEGVINTVRRYFNDTSSDAVRNWAESFMKLHTCPECNGTRLKKESLFFKVDEKNIAELGSMDLDKLQDWFKDVEKRLDKKQNVIAKDILKEIRERLGFLLNVGLNYLTLYRSTRTLSGGESQRIRLATQIGSQLMGITYILDEPSIGLHQRDNMQLIDALRNLREMGNTVIVVEHDKDIMLHADYLVDIGPGAGIHGGQIIAQGTPKQILKLDTPTAGYLNGKRVVPVPAERRKGNGKTLELKGATGNNLKNVSVKFPLGVFICVTGVSGSGKSTLINETLYPILSKHAYDSKLEPMPYKSIKGLENIDKVIEIDQSPIGRTPRSNPATYCGFFTDIRQLFSQVPEAKIRGYNAGRFSFNVKSGRCEVCEGGGMRVIEMNFLPDVYVHCEKCNGRRYNRETLEIRYKGKSISDVLDMTVDEAVEFFQPVSYIYRKIKTLQDVGLGYITLGQSAVTLSGGEAQRVKLATELSKKDTGKTIYILDEPTTGLHFQDIQLLLNVLNKLVDRGNTVLVIEHNLDVIKMADHIVDLGPEGGAGGGTILCSGTPEQVADCKGSHTARFLKMELNN from the coding sequence ATGGCAAAGAAGAAAGAGAATGTAATTACGCCTGATCCGGTGCAGATCATGGCAGATGACCATATAGCAGTGTTTGGGGCCCGGGCGCATAACCTGAAAAATCTGGACCTGCAATTACCCAAGAATAAACTGGTAGTCATAACAGGCATTAGCGGAAGCGGAAAATCATCCCTTGCGTTTGATACCATCTATGCCGAAGGTCAACGGAGATATATGGAAAGCTTCTCCGCATATGCCCGCCAGTTTATTGGTGACATGGAAAGACCCGATGTGGATAAGATCACTGGTCTATCTCCGGTTATTTCCATCGAACAGAAAACTACCAATAAGAATCCCCGTTCCACTGTAGGAACGATCACGGAAATATATGACTTCCTCCGCCTTCTCTACGCGCGTGTCGGTCTTGCCTATTCCTATAATACAGGCAAACGTATGACCCGTTTCTCAGAGGAGGAGATCCTGGAGCATATGTTCAAAAATTATCCGAAAAAGAAACTGGTTGTACTTGCTCCGCTCATCCGCGGACGTAAAGGTCATTACCGGGAATTGTTCGAACAGCTGCGTAAACAGGGCTATCTCAAAGTGCGTGTCAATGGTGAGATCCTTGACCTTAAAGAGCGCATGCAGGTAGACCGTTACAAAATACACGATATTGAACTCGTTGTGGACCGCGTACAGGTACTTGATGATGCCCGTACCCGTATCAGCCAGAGCGTACAAAAAGCGCTGCAGATGGGTAAAGGCCTGCTGTTCATTATGGATAATGATAGCGGAAAGATCAGTCAGTACAGTAAACAACTCATGTGCGAGGATACCGGCCTTTCCTACGAAGAGCCATCTCCCAACACCTTCTCCTTTAACTCTCCCTACGGTGCCTGTCCGCGATGTAAAGGTCTCGGCACCATCTACCAGATAGACATGGAGGCGGTCATCCCCGACTACTCCATCTCCCTGAACGATGGCGGCTTAGCGCCACTGGGCGAGGCGCGTGACACCTTTACCTTCAAACAGGTACAGTCACTCGCCAGGAAACATAAGTTCTCTCTGACGGCACCAATATCCGACCTGCCACAAAAAGCACTGAACCTCCTCCTTTTCGGGGACGAGAACGGCAAACTGGAAATGGACATGGAATTTGGAGACGGTACAGAGACTGCTTACGCCACCGAGTTTGAAGGGGTGATCAATACCGTACGCCGCTATTTTAACGATACATCTTCCGATGCCGTACGCAACTGGGCAGAAAGCTTCATGAAACTGCATACCTGTCCTGAGTGTAATGGCACCCGCCTGAAAAAAGAAAGCCTCTTTTTCAAAGTGGATGAAAAGAACATTGCAGAACTGGGTAGCATGGACCTGGACAAATTACAGGACTGGTTCAAAGATGTGGAAAAGCGGCTGGATAAAAAGCAAAACGTCATCGCCAAAGACATCCTCAAGGAAATTCGCGAACGACTTGGCTTCCTGCTTAACGTAGGCCTGAATTATCTCACACTGTACCGTTCCACACGTACGCTGAGTGGAGGAGAAAGCCAGCGTATCCGCCTGGCTACACAGATCGGCTCCCAGTTAATGGGTATCACCTATATTCTGGATGAACCGAGTATTGGTCTGCATCAGCGTGATAACATGCAGCTGATCGACGCCCTCCGTAACCTGCGGGAAATGGGCAATACGGTGATCGTCGTAGAACACGATAAAGATATCATGCTCCATGCCGACTACCTGGTAGATATAGGCCCTGGTGCTGGTATACACGGTGGCCAGATCATTGCTCAAGGCACGCCCAAACAGATCCTTAAACTGGATACGCCTACAGCCGGTTACCTGAATGGCAAACGCGTAGTACCTGTTCCTGCTGAGCGCCGGAAAGGCAATGGCAAGACCCTGGAACTAAAAGGCGCTACCGGCAATAATCTGAAGAATGTCAGCGTGAAGTTTCCTTTAGGCGTATTCATCTGCGTTACCGGCGTTTCCGGCAGCGGAAAATCTACCCTGATCAATGAAACACTCTATCCGATCCTTAGCAAACATGCCTACGACTCCAAACTGGAGCCAATGCCCTACAAAAGCATCAAAGGCCTGGAGAATATCGATAAAGTAATCGAAATAGACCAGTCACCGATCGGCCGTACGCCGAGGAGTAACCCTGCCACCTACTGTGGATTCTTTACAGATATCCGTCAGCTGTTCTCGCAGGTACCAGAGGCCAAGATCAGGGGATATAATGCGGGACGCTTCTCTTTCAACGTAAAAAGCGGCCGCTGTGAAGTATGTGAAGGTGGTGGTATGCGTGTCATAGAGATGAATTTTCTGCCGGACGTATACGTACACTGTGAAAAATGTAACGGACGCCGCTATAACCGGGAAACCCTGGAAATCCGCTATAAAGGTAAATCCATCTCAGATGTACTCGATATGACGGTGGACGAGGCTGTTGAATTCTTCCAGCCAGTCAGCTACATTTACCGTAAGATCAAAACGTTACAGGATGTTGGGCTAGGGTATATCACGCTGGGGCAATCGGCCGTGACACTCTCCGGTGGTGAAGCACAACGTGTAAAACTCGCTACTGAACTATCCAAGAAAGATACCGGTAAAACCATCTATATCCTGGATGAACCGACCACTGGTCTACACTTCCAGGATATCCAGCTGCTCCTGAACGTACTGAATAAACTGGTAGACCGTGGCAATACAGTCCTGGTAATTGAACATAACCTTGACGTCATCAAAATGGCCGACCACATCGTGGACCTTGGTCCGGAAGGGGGTGCCGGCGGCGGTACGATCCTTTGTAGTGGTACACCAGAACAGGTGGCTGACTGTAAAGGAAGTCATACAGCCCGCTTTCTGAAAATGGAGCTGAATAATTAA
- the fabF gene encoding beta-ketoacyl-ACP synthase II, with protein sequence MRTVTLKRVVVTGLGALTPIGNDVNTFWNSLKSGTGGAGPITRFDTTEFKTKFACELKGFDIEKFMEKKEARKMDMFTQYAMVAAQEAVEHAGLHLDGVDKTQIGVIWASGNGGMQTFEDQIVEFTQGNFVPKFNPFFIPKLISDIAAGQISMKYGFMGVNYCTVSACASSSSALVDAFNYIRLGKANAIVAGGSEAPVTRAGIAGFNALKALSTRNDDHATASRPFDADRDGFVMGEGAGAIILEEYEHAVKRGATIYAEMVGGAMTADAYHLTATHPEGLGARLGMQRALEDADLKPEDVDYINAHATSTPLGDVSELKGITGVFGDHITKVNISATKSMTGHLLGAAGAIEAIACIKATQFDIVPPTINTTTLGEGIPTNLNLTIGKAQERTVNVAMSNTFGFGGHNAIVVFKKYKG encoded by the coding sequence ATGCGCACTGTTACGTTAAAAAGGGTTGTGGTTACCGGGCTGGGGGCCTTAACGCCTATCGGAAACGATGTAAACACATTCTGGAATAGTCTGAAATCTGGTACCGGTGGTGCTGGTCCTATTACCCGTTTTGATACTACGGAGTTTAAAACTAAGTTCGCTTGCGAACTGAAAGGTTTTGATATAGAAAAGTTCATGGAGAAGAAAGAAGCTCGCAAAATGGACATGTTTACTCAGTATGCTATGGTAGCTGCTCAGGAAGCTGTTGAACATGCAGGCCTTCACCTGGACGGTGTGGATAAGACCCAAATTGGTGTAATCTGGGCTTCTGGTAACGGCGGTATGCAGACCTTCGAAGACCAGATCGTAGAATTTACCCAGGGTAATTTCGTTCCTAAATTCAATCCTTTCTTTATTCCGAAACTGATCTCCGATATCGCGGCTGGTCAGATTTCCATGAAATACGGATTCATGGGCGTGAACTATTGCACTGTATCTGCCTGCGCTTCTTCCAGCAGCGCCCTGGTAGATGCATTCAACTATATCCGTCTTGGTAAAGCAAACGCCATTGTGGCCGGTGGTTCTGAAGCGCCTGTAACACGCGCGGGTATCGCAGGTTTCAATGCCCTCAAAGCCCTTTCTACCCGAAATGACGATCACGCGACTGCTTCCCGTCCTTTCGACGCTGACCGTGATGGTTTCGTAATGGGCGAAGGTGCTGGTGCGATCATCCTCGAAGAATACGAACATGCAGTAAAGAGAGGTGCTACCATTTACGCTGAAATGGTAGGTGGTGCTATGACCGCAGATGCTTATCACCTGACTGCAACCCATCCTGAAGGTCTGGGTGCACGCCTTGGTATGCAAAGAGCACTGGAAGATGCTGATCTGAAACCTGAAGATGTTGATTATATCAACGCACACGCTACTTCCACACCACTGGGCGATGTGAGCGAGCTGAAAGGTATCACCGGCGTGTTCGGCGATCATATTACCAAAGTAAATATCTCTGCTACAAAATCTATGACCGGACACCTGTTGGGTGCTGCTGGCGCTATTGAAGCGATCGCTTGTATCAAAGCGACTCAGTTCGATATCGTTCCGCCGACCATTAACACTACCACCCTTGGTGAAGGCATCCCAACCAACCTGAACCTGACTATCGGTAAGGCACAGGAACGTACCGTAAATGTTGCAATGAGCAATACTTTCGGTTTCGGAGGTCACAACGCGATCGTGGTATTTAAGAAATACAAAGGTTAA
- a CDS encoding DUF6452 family protein has protein sequence MKYISGIIAILFLSVFAACEDETKTCDQTLISDLGMNFKKDTLNGYLVKDTTWPKVTFYAIGNDSVLVKRQPRNSIFTALDPANDTCRFYLQLDSIATPDTLTFRYKRKPSFVSAGCGFATFFTLDTVITTHNTIDSLHINNKEVNSTNDTHISLFFIY, from the coding sequence ATGAAATATATTTCTGGGATTATTGCAATACTGTTCCTCTCAGTATTTGCTGCCTGCGAAGATGAAACGAAGACCTGCGACCAGACACTCATCAGTGACCTGGGCATGAACTTTAAGAAAGATACACTGAACGGATACCTGGTCAAAGACACTACCTGGCCTAAAGTGACCTTCTACGCCATCGGCAATGACTCTGTTCTTGTCAAACGTCAGCCAAGAAACAGTATATTCACGGCACTTGACCCGGCAAACGATACCTGCAGATTTTACCTGCAGCTGGATTCGATCGCTACACCTGATACGCTGACCTTCAGATACAAGCGAAAACCCAGCTTCGTTTCAGCCGGATGTGGATTCGCCACCTTCTTCACACTTGACACGGTGATCACAACACATAATACCATTGATTCTCTACACATTAACAATAAGGAAGTAAACAGTACGAATGATACGCACATTTCTTTGTTCTTTATCTATTAG
- a CDS encoding fatty acid desaturase family protein, giving the protein MKSFNNVITDPVYVKPTGPETFFQRIFKSMIRDERDLPFVYLTLELTLILLPLAVILYLPLPAWAWWTAAIAYQFLNNFRYKGPFGLMLHCTSHRVFFNKKYGFLNHYLPWVIGPLFGQTPETYYSHHIGMHHPENNMPDDDSCTMPFQRDSLRGFGRYLSSFFFAGVINLCRYFIKRNRKKLMMRASRGELLFFAACVGLSFLNFPATFVVFILPFLISRVIMMVGNWAQHAFIDSTAPDNSYRNSITCINTKYNHKCWNDGYHISHHVKPSMHWTEHPHYFRQTLNEYIENESIVFDGIHFLHVWLWLMTKRYDLLAKNFVNIGNRYSSDEEIILFLRQRTKKIDLTTVPASTAIA; this is encoded by the coding sequence ATGAAATCGTTCAACAATGTTATCACCGACCCGGTTTATGTTAAACCCACGGGACCAGAAACTTTTTTTCAACGGATTTTCAAGTCAATGATCAGGGATGAGCGGGATCTTCCTTTTGTTTACCTCACCCTGGAACTAACCCTCATATTATTGCCCCTGGCCGTTATTTTGTATCTACCATTGCCTGCCTGGGCCTGGTGGACAGCCGCGATTGCCTATCAGTTCCTGAATAATTTCCGGTATAAGGGGCCTTTCGGGCTAATGTTACATTGCACCAGCCACCGGGTCTTCTTCAATAAAAAATATGGATTTCTGAACCATTACCTTCCCTGGGTGATCGGTCCATTGTTCGGGCAGACACCAGAAACCTATTACAGTCATCACATCGGGATGCACCATCCGGAGAATAATATGCCAGATGATGACAGCTGTACCATGCCATTCCAGCGGGACTCCCTCCGGGGATTCGGAAGATATCTCTCCAGCTTCTTTTTTGCTGGTGTCATTAACCTGTGCAGATACTTTATAAAGCGGAACCGTAAAAAACTAATGATGCGGGCTTCCAGGGGGGAATTGCTATTTTTTGCCGCCTGTGTTGGACTTTCATTCCTCAACTTCCCTGCAACTTTTGTCGTATTCATCCTACCTTTCCTGATTTCCAGGGTGATCATGATGGTGGGTAACTGGGCGCAGCATGCTTTTATTGATAGTACGGCCCCGGACAATTCCTACAGGAACAGCATCACCTGTATCAATACGAAGTACAATCATAAATGCTGGAATGACGGATACCATATCAGCCATCATGTAAAACCATCCATGCACTGGACAGAGCATCCACATTATTTCCGGCAGACACTGAACGAATACATTGAAAATGAGTCGATTGTATTTGACGGCATCCATTTTCTGCATGTCTGGCTTTGGTTAATGACCAAACGCTATGACCTCCTGGCAAAGAATTTTGTTAACATTGGCAACAGATACAGTTCTGATGAGGAAATTATACTCTTCCTAAGGCAGCGCACCAAAAAAATAGACTTAACCACAGTGCCTGCAAGCACGGCTATAGCATAA